In Crassostrea angulata isolate pt1a10 chromosome 4, ASM2561291v2, whole genome shotgun sequence, one genomic interval encodes:
- the LOC128179736 gene encoding heat shock 70 kDa protein 12A-like translates to MSTSIRKPTVVVAIDFGTTYSGYAFSLSSEFLSNKNDHLNKIVIDNWNSGDLLSEKTPTTLLLDKSKNLVSFGYEAENDYGRMTEEERNEHYYFRRFKMMLYDKDGKLKLTRDTVLKDIKDKEMPAIDVFARSIEYLKDKFVKTFKDRNLQVTFLPLEKYVTWVLTVPAIWDEPAKQFMQEAAERAGISKESLLICLEPEAAAIYCKWIQIERDDDALNVMKPGRRFLVLDAGGGTIDMAMQEVREDGKLQEINRAEGGDWGGIFVDDEFKQMLEGIVSKPIIEAFRMKFTGDYIELFRYFEKKKREKQTGKVVRILIPPTLLDIADDITKRTEDQGLKDEVELKKDKLQIKLDKFKEFFNKVVDKIVVKVEEMLVSETAKGTNVIIMVGGFSESNFLQERIKNSFPKHTVVIPQGCGLAVLKGAVLYGHDPDIIAARVVKYTYGVGTNTRFIKDKHPESKKKLINGIEYCTDKFDIHVNKGTLVHSNEETLESYSPLYEDQTSVKFGVFVSDTEYPQYTDDEGCREIGSLTVPMPNTAGGTRRKVKAKFKFGATKITVEGIDESSGKSVDVKFDFLED, encoded by the exons ATGTCAACTAGTATAAGAAAACCGACTGTTGTGGTGGCTATAGATTTTGGTACAACGTACTCCGGTTATGCCTTTTCTCTAAGCTCCGAATTTTTAAGCAACAAAAATGACCATTTGAATAAGATAGTAATAGATAACTGGAACTCTGGGGACCTTCTGTCCGAGAAAACACCAACAACACTCTTACTCGATAAATCTAAGAACTTGGTGAGTTTTGGCTATGAGGCAGAAAATGACTACGGTCGAATGACAGAAGAAGAAAGAAATGAACATTATTATTTTCGCCGGTTCAAGATGATGTTGTACGACAAGGATGGAAAATTG AAGCTGACGAGAGATACCGTTTTAAAAGACATAAAAGATAAGGAAATGCCAGCCATCGATGTCTTCGCTCGTTCCATTGAATATTTAAAGGATAAATTCGTAAAGACATTTAAAGATAGAAATCTGCAAGTTACTTTTTTGCCTTTGGAAAAATATGTGACTTGGGTGTTGACAGTGCCAGCCATCTGGGACGAGCCTGCAAAACAGTTCATGCAAGAAGCCGCTGAACGA GCAGGCATTTCAAAGGAGTCTCTCCTCATCTGCTTAGAACCAGAGGCTGCTGCCATTTACTGTAAATGGATTCAGATCGAAAGGGACGATGATGCATTAAATGTCATGAAGCCAGGCCGCAGGTTTCTTGTGCTAGACGCTGGAG GTGGCACAATCGACATGGCAATGCAAGAAGTGAGAGAAGATGGGAAGCTACAGGAGATAAACAGGGCAGAAGGAGGAGATTGGGGAGGAATCTTTGTTGACGACGAGTTTAAACAAATGCTGGAAGGTATTGTGTCCAAACCCATTATTGAAGCATTCCGTATGAAATTTACTGGAGATTACATCGAATTGTTTCGGTACtttgagaaaaagaaaagagaaaagcAGACAGGAAAAGTCGTTCGTATCCTAATCCCACCGACTCTTTTGGACATAGCAGATGATATCACCAAGCGGACGGAAGATCAAGGATTGAAAGATGAAGTAGaattgaaaaaagataaacttcAAATAAAACTTGACAAATTTAAGGAGTTTTTCAACAAAGTGGTTGATAAAATAGTAGTCAAGGTTGAAGAAATGTTAGTTTCCGAAACAGCGAAAGGTACCAACGTCATCATCATGGTAGGAGGTTTTTCAGAAAGTAATTTTCTTCAAGAGAGGATTAAAAACTCATTCCCGAAACACACAGTGGTGATTCCCCAAGGATGCGGGTTAGCTGTACTAAAAGGCGCTGTTCTGTATGGCCATGACCCAGATATAATTGCTGCCAGGGTGGTAAAATATACCTATGGCGTGGGCACCAACACACGCTTTATCAAGGACAAACACCCTGAATCAAAGAAGAAGCTCATTAATGGGATAGAATACTGTACAGACAAGTTTGACATCCACGTTAACAAAGGCACACTTGTTCATTCCAACGAAGAGACGCTGGAATCATACTCCCCACTTTATGAAGACCAAACCTCCGTAAAATTTGGAGTGTTTGTGAGTGATACGGAATATCCTCAATATACAGACGACGAGGGGTGTAGAGAAATAGGATCCCTCACTGTCCCAATGCCAAACACAGCAGGGGGCACAAGAAGAAAAGTCAAAGCGAAATTCAAGTTTGGAGCAACGAAGATTACTGTGGAAGGCATCGATGAAAGCTCGGGAAAATCAGTAGATGTGAAATTTGACTTTCTGGAGGATTAA